TTCTAAAATGGTCCCTGAAAAAATCAGAATGCGTACAAATAGCGTTACAAACCGTAAACCGGAAGCAAAGAGAAGAATGTAAACCTCACAAAATATAGATCCACTTTCGTTAGAAACAAACAAGGTAAATGTATTACTAGTCACTGATGTGATATTTATCAGTCTTGTGAGCTAACAGAATCCAAACATGTGTTACCAAACCTCCACCTCTCCTTATTTGTTCAGAATGATAATCTGTTGAGCAATTAGCTGCAGCATAACACAGCATCTCCACCCACACACTGCATATGATCTGCCATCTGTTCTCCCTTAGCATCAAATTCCTAGCCAGTCTCTGGGCATCCCTAAGCATGTTCCATTTTGATGTCACAACAGTTTCTGATTTCCGCTCAGAATTTAAATGTTGGGGAACTCTTTCTGTTCTCAAAATCCTGCAtgcttctttttcatctttcacACATTGTTCTTTGTCTACCTTCAAACCCTTCAATTTATCACAGGCGTGTTGAAATATTATATTGGCAGTGGTGGTGGACAGCATGTGAGGGCGCATGGCTAGGAGGTACATCATGTAATTGGACAATAATCTGGCCATTTGGATTTTGGGGCTTGAATCCTTGGCATGAGCCTCTGAATAGTAGCATATGTCTGTTGCAATGTGCCATATTGCAATGCTCTTGTCGAAGTCTCGTTTAACACTCCATTTGATGTCGTTGGGCGAGCCATACCTGCCGAGTGACCATTCTCCTCGTTGGTTGAAGTGCTTCAGTCTTCTAACTCCATCAATATCTTTCATTTCTTGAACCATCAGAGCTTTCAGTTCTTGGGGAAATTCTATGCGTGTCCTGCACCTGTTCTTTTTCAACTCCATGTCAATGCCACggaattttagaatttttccaCACCTTATTGGCTTGTCATGAATGCAAAAGCTTAGCAAGTTGAACTGTGGCAATGAGTTTGACCACCTTTTCCAACTCCCGGCTCTGGGCCCAAGAATTCTCAAGCATGGAATCATGAACGGAAGATCTTTGTGCTTGATCATTTGAATTATGGCCCAATCTGAGAACGGTAATTGTACAATCTGGTATGCCTCCATGAGAACTGCTCCACCTAACACCCCAACTATAAAACATGCTTTCCAATGGCGTGAAAATTCTTGCCTAAATAAGACTGAGAATCCACACAATGttagaactaaattgaaaaagCTTACGACACGAAGAATACAACCTGCTTTGGTATAGATTATAGGTGACTTGGTGTACAACACATCGTACATGAAGCTCAGTTCTGCATCTGTGATGTGGAAGATGTCTTCTGGAGCATACTCATCTATAGACATATGGGGTAATGATTCGTATAAAGGCTGGTAGAGCCAATGCTCTCGATGGGGCTTCAATGAGATAAAGCGGTAATAAGCCTTTAGGATCAACTCTATGTTTGGAATATCCTCAGGAAGGAATCTGAATAAGGCAGGCATGTTGGCTTCTTGGTCAATTTCTTGAATGGTGATTATGCCCGATCCTTTAGTAAGTGCTGACTTAAGAGCCCAAACAACTTCTCCATGCTTGATTAGTCCAGATACAAGTAATGGCAAGTACAGAAAAGAGAGTTGTGAATGTGTCCAACTCTTTATGATGATCCAAATCACCACAGCTACTTGGAGAACAAGGGTGAGCAACTGCCTCAGCCCCAATCTGTTATCTTCAATTGAGTATGCAGTTATGGCATCTGGATTTCCAATTTGCACCAGAAGCAATGGTGCAAACAGTGCCTTCAGTTCACGTCTTATGTTGCGTTCGTTTGGATCACTTTCAGGTATTACTGTAAGCTTGCCTATGATGATTTTTTGAAGGGAAGCAGACAGCAAATAGGTGAACCAAACTGTGAACCTTGTCCTCATACCTGGGATGTCCTTTCTGCGGCTTCCATACACTGTGAGGATCACTTGGATGGTGAAACTCAATAGCACAAGCATTTCCAGACCCCAATTATCCCATAGATCCTGTACTTCTCCTGGAATGAAACTTACGTGCATGTTTTCTTCTTCAGTTTCTATCAATCGATCAAATGCTGCAAAAGAAGAGATATATCTCCAGTTAACTTTTCTGCAACTATGAGAAAACAATTGAATGAGAGAGCCAAAATACACAGAACATGTAAGGAGTTAAAATTCACGATCTGATCAACTCCTGATAGATTGAATTCAAAGagatcaaataaatatatagtttggTGTTTCGGTAACCATGAGAAGATGAACTCACAGAGAGGTGAAATGAAACTCGTCCAACCTTTATAACATTATGCCATAGGGTATTTTGGAACGTGAGTTTTACTACAGAATTAGGTCTAGTTTAATGTTAGTTCTTCAACCAATGCACTCTGTCAAAAGAGAATTGAGCAGACCACAAACAGGAGACAAAATTTGATGCTCGGCCAAATTGTCAGAACCCGTttcttaaattgtaaaattatgttTGTAAGTGTAGATACTTACATGAAACACCTAGGACATAGAACCTTGATGATCCTTAACTTGCCATGTTTCTGCTCTTTCATGTGCTGCAATTGTGGATGCTTGCCTTAGTTGTAGGCTAATAGCGCATTACCAATCATTCTGGATTTGCGTTCTTGTAgttgaattatttttcttactctATATTTCACAAGGATCATGAGAAGCTGAGTacttttttaaaggaaaaaactGATGGACTGTGTTACTCAAAGAAACTTTTACAGTATTGTAGAACAGAACCAAAGTAAGGTATTCTTGTAGTGAAGGTtctataatacaaatattttcttattatgttGCTTAGTGATAACAGGGACAGAAGTAAACACGATTAAGAAAAACCATAAAGCTGAAAATTGTTTGCCTGTTGCATAAGGCATGTCTGcatataatcttttattgatAGAAACCATCGATGAAACTGCAGCCACTGGAGTCACGTGATCATGGCATAAAAACAAGTGGTTCTTGAGGTTGTGTCTGTCGCACACCAGTCATGAGGAATTGAGATTAAAGTCTCTGCTCTGATGTGCAATTCACTCAATTTCAGCAATTACAGAAAAAATTTCCATCTTAGccacattaaattattttattttagacttGTGTTTAacattgtatatatttttaattttctctctcatttaaTTCATCAATCATCTTTTAATTTGATCTCTAAAAAgtgtaataatttatattctcCATAGAGTTTGCAATCAActtcttttaacatattttttaataacttaatcTTCATATGTTCCAGCTCCTAGTTAACAACCTTAGCTAACAACATCTAACTCAGAGAAAATACATCATTATGAACCTTCTAATAAACCTTATAATATGTGTTTTATGAAACAAAGATACATTTGCTAGAATACATTTTGGCCGTAACCAATGAATATTCTccatacataaaattataaatatttcttaagaTAAGTTgctaaaaatttaagataatgatattttaataatatttttttgacaatattttaacatcatttacatgtgatttatctataataatatttatgattattattattgattctgaaataattttgaatcaatcatacaataacacgatattaaaatattgtaaaaatattgatataaaaaaaatgttattaactTACCAATCGTAATCATATCCACCAAGCAgctttataaatatgtttattttgcaTCTTTCTTGAGATGCTTATTCTCTTTTCAGCTACAACAAATAAAGAACTTGGCATGCATCCTCCTCTGACCATGATCACTAATCCAAGTTCAGTTTTCCAAACAATGCAACgctcttcttgttcttttcttatCAGTGTTTCACTATCAACAAACTACTGTTCATATTCACAAACTGAGAAATAAGCCtaacgaaaaataaataaatcatcaaaGCAACTGCAAACAATCTTCTACTTCCACGGTGCATTTTCAAGACTCAAAGTCATCACAATGAAACATATGGGGCACAAACCCGTTGAGCTCGCCGAACATGTTATCATCCCCTTCTCCATATCTGTTGGAATCTTCACACTCGAAATACGTCTGAATGTCATCGGGAAACGTGCACGGCACCAGCTCAGACCCCGACGCCGCCGTCGACAAATCGGCGGCGGAAGTCATCTCCATCATCTCCTTGAACTTGGACGACTGCAGCAAAAGTCCTAGGGCTGACGTGGCGCCAGAAGATCGAGGCTGAGTCACCGTCGATTCTTGACTCTGGAAAAAATTGAATCCTTGTTCTTGATTAGAATTTGGGGTAAAGTTGGTCTCAGAATTAGGGTTAGCGTCAAGAACATTAGAGTTCGCAGTGTTGTCGTTATTGT
This DNA window, taken from Vigna radiata var. radiata cultivar VC1973A chromosome 5, Vradiata_ver6, whole genome shotgun sequence, encodes the following:
- the LOC106761108 gene encoding uncharacterized protein LOC106761108 isoform X1; this encodes MITIAFDRLIETEEENMHVSFIPGEVQDLWDNWGLEMLVLLSFTIQVILTVYGSRRKDIPGMRTRFTVWFTYLLSASLQKIIIGKLTVIPESDPNERNIRRELKALFAPLLLVQIGNPDAITAYSIEDNRLGLRQLLTLVLQVAVVIWIIIKSWTHSQLSFLYLPLLVSGLIKHGEVVWALKSALTKGSGIITIQEIDQEANMPALFRFLPEDIPNIELILKAYYRFISLKPHREHWLYQPLYESLPHMSIDEYAPEDIFHITDAELSFMYDVLYTKSPIIYTKAGCILRVVSFFNLVLTLCGFSVLFRQEFSRHWKACFIVGVLGGAVLMEAYQIVQLPFSDWAIIQMIKHKDLPFMIPCLRILGPRAGSWKRWSNSLPQFNLLSFCIHDKPIRCGKILKFRGIDMELKKNRCRTRIEFPQELKALMVQEMKDIDGVRRLKHFNQRGEWSLGRYGSPNDIKWSVKRDFDKSIAIWHIATDICYYSEAHAKDSSPKIQMARLLSNYMMYLLAMRPHMLSTTTANIIFQHACDKLKGLKVDKEQCVKDEKEACRILRTERVPQHLNSERKSETVVTSKWNMLRDAQRLARNLMLRENRWQIICSVWVEMLCYAAANCSTDYHSEQIRRGGGLVTHVWILLAHKTDKYHISD
- the LOC106761108 gene encoding uncharacterized protein LOC106761108 isoform X2, producing MHVSFIPGEVQDLWDNWGLEMLVLLSFTIQVILTVYGSRRKDIPGMRTRFTVWFTYLLSASLQKIIIGKLTVIPESDPNERNIRRELKALFAPLLLVQIGNPDAITAYSIEDNRLGLRQLLTLVLQVAVVIWIIIKSWTHSQLSFLYLPLLVSGLIKHGEVVWALKSALTKGSGIITIQEIDQEANMPALFRFLPEDIPNIELILKAYYRFISLKPHREHWLYQPLYESLPHMSIDEYAPEDIFHITDAELSFMYDVLYTKSPIIYTKAGCILRVVSFFNLVLTLCGFSVLFRQEFSRHWKACFIVGVLGGAVLMEAYQIVQLPFSDWAIIQMIKHKDLPFMIPCLRILGPRAGSWKRWSNSLPQFNLLSFCIHDKPIRCGKILKFRGIDMELKKNRCRTRIEFPQELKALMVQEMKDIDGVRRLKHFNQRGEWSLGRYGSPNDIKWSVKRDFDKSIAIWHIATDICYYSEAHAKDSSPKIQMARLLSNYMMYLLAMRPHMLSTTTANIIFQHACDKLKGLKVDKEQCVKDEKEACRILRTERVPQHLNSERKSETVVTSKWNMLRDAQRLARNLMLRENRWQIICSVWVEMLCYAAANCSTDYHSEQIRRGGGLVTHVWILLAHKTDKYHISD